One Roseimaritima multifibrata DNA window includes the following coding sequences:
- a CDS encoding AAA family ATPase encodes MSTMSYHAFWSLRRAPFGSGELGQSFHSAKPQKEAFARLHYLVENGHGTGVLIGELGSGRTTLLNQVASSRGFGDTAVDVALTTCAHRTTAESLQNLTMQLGVCNGEAPWRAIGDRILASARQQVRTLWLIDDATAEIAQLAGSLVSENRWLTVIASTHPENLPSLAVNLGQCPLRIDLPTFSLRDTMQFVRARIKDAGGTTQIFSDSALVRMHELGDGRIGIIAHLAELALSSGATHGLSEIQAEWIEAVQDEFVRAA; translated from the coding sequence ATGAGTACTATGTCTTACCACGCTTTTTGGTCACTTCGCAGAGCCCCTTTCGGTTCTGGTGAACTTGGACAATCGTTTCACTCGGCCAAACCACAGAAAGAAGCCTTTGCGCGTCTTCATTATTTAGTGGAGAACGGACACGGAACAGGTGTCCTTATTGGCGAACTGGGAAGCGGCCGGACGACGCTTCTTAATCAGGTCGCATCGAGTCGTGGATTCGGAGATACGGCGGTCGATGTTGCGCTTACGACCTGTGCCCACCGAACGACTGCCGAATCGCTACAGAATTTGACGATGCAGTTGGGTGTTTGCAACGGCGAAGCACCTTGGCGAGCGATTGGCGATCGGATCCTTGCGTCGGCTAGGCAGCAAGTCCGTACGTTGTGGCTAATCGATGATGCAACCGCAGAGATTGCGCAGTTGGCCGGTTCACTGGTTTCAGAAAACCGCTGGTTAACGGTTATTGCATCGACCCATCCAGAGAATCTGCCCTCCTTGGCAGTGAACCTGGGGCAATGCCCATTGCGTATCGACCTGCCGACTTTTTCACTCAGGGATACGATGCAGTTTGTCCGTGCAAGGATCAAAGATGCAGGAGGCACTACCCAGATTTTCAGCGATAGTGCTTTGGTGCGAATGCACGAACTGGGGGATGGGCGGATCGGGATCATTGCCCATCTGGCAGAACTGGCACTCTCTTCGGGGGCGACCCACGGTTTGTCTGAAATTCAGGCCGAGTGGATCGAAGCGGTCCAGGACGAATTTGTCCGCGCGGCGTAA
- a CDS encoding secretin N-terminal domain-containing protein: MNRSQSARFGLALTSWAILTALSISPAVAQVPENTTPENTTPEVATPEVADSEVPAPEVAESTDGELRFAFNATPWREVIQWVAEEAGLALHVNELPTGSFTYSDPNAFSPGGAIDRLNLFLLPEGFALVRSGDLLSLIHLTDSRSMQQLDALAETVSREQLPELDRRTVAKCLFSLGELDSESVVQELSGLQLMSPPKVFSQTNQLMITDTVQKLQSVEAILAAFKPAPMEAAVVKDFALQHVNAEDILVVARPHLGLATGEMIGIDVSVSTDLQGKNLFVTGVEDKVMLVERLVKAIDQPEQNVGVRDETAFLKSYPVDGGNVEIVYDVLQTMLAGESVRLSMDRDADSVVALATPAVQDQIAATVTQLQASQAEFEVIPLKNVDPYLAISLLKQMLDLPDPLDDPDDSDKDVPKIDADPANRRLFVRAKASQLQQIKQIVTGLDSSATTGSESDEHLRVLALSNRQAEQTLQTVAQFWRAKNPIILFETTGASEAEATERVIADATDEAQESSAVADNLSVSAAKPPWTASTEPAVPRLLNPTNDTSMAPVHCQVTPRGLLLQSEDTNALNRIEELVLTISGPMETEASPPIVFYLKYTKAADAIRMLAELLDGGESAKETETSSLVNGYVSSGFDSYLGSIVTSREGTVTMMAGSITVVADPRLNRLIAQGTTPDIELIQSYLQVIDKDNSLTSIETYGRSHVIELANTSATEVAKVIREAFPGRLRDAGQGAGANSGGANPQDAKATAAAAAAAKKQNGNKTPAAAKATDRDLEPMMTLAVHQPSNSLIVTAPEALYEEVKALVERVDTRGEQSIQVVTPVNVLAVEAALQELLTGEAPSDRRRSNQRSSDNNRR, translated from the coding sequence ATGAACCGCTCCCAATCCGCTCGATTCGGTTTGGCTTTGACAAGCTGGGCCATCCTAACCGCTCTTTCGATATCGCCAGCTGTTGCCCAGGTCCCGGAAAATACAACTCCGGAAAACACAACTCCGGAAGTGGCGACTCCTGAAGTAGCGGATTCGGAAGTGCCAGCTCCGGAAGTAGCAGAATCGACCGACGGTGAACTTCGGTTTGCGTTCAATGCAACTCCTTGGCGAGAAGTTATCCAGTGGGTTGCTGAGGAAGCTGGCCTGGCGCTCCATGTGAATGAATTGCCCACAGGTAGTTTTACTTACTCGGATCCCAATGCCTTCTCTCCTGGTGGTGCGATCGACCGGCTCAATCTGTTTTTGCTTCCCGAGGGCTTTGCACTCGTCCGAAGTGGGGATCTCTTGTCGCTGATTCACTTGACCGATTCCCGCAGCATGCAGCAACTAGACGCCTTGGCCGAAACGGTTTCCCGTGAGCAGTTGCCGGAGCTGGATCGAAGGACCGTAGCGAAATGTCTGTTCTCGCTTGGAGAGCTGGATTCTGAGAGTGTTGTCCAGGAGTTGTCCGGTTTGCAGTTGATGTCACCACCCAAAGTCTTTTCGCAAACCAATCAGTTGATGATTACCGATACGGTTCAGAAACTGCAAAGCGTCGAAGCGATTCTCGCAGCTTTTAAGCCGGCTCCCATGGAAGCGGCTGTCGTGAAGGACTTTGCGCTTCAGCATGTAAATGCTGAGGACATCTTGGTTGTCGCTCGACCTCACCTCGGATTGGCGACTGGAGAGATGATTGGTATCGATGTGAGTGTCTCCACCGACCTGCAGGGCAAAAATCTATTTGTCACGGGAGTTGAAGATAAAGTCATGTTGGTTGAACGGTTGGTCAAAGCGATCGATCAACCCGAACAGAATGTTGGGGTGCGTGATGAGACGGCGTTTCTGAAGTCCTACCCCGTGGATGGTGGCAATGTCGAAATCGTCTATGACGTTTTGCAGACCATGTTGGCAGGCGAATCGGTGCGTTTGTCGATGGATCGTGATGCCGACAGTGTGGTTGCTTTAGCGACTCCGGCGGTTCAGGATCAAATTGCCGCGACGGTCACCCAGCTGCAAGCGTCCCAAGCAGAGTTCGAAGTCATTCCGCTGAAGAATGTTGATCCATACCTAGCAATCAGCTTGCTGAAACAGATGTTAGACCTGCCCGATCCGCTGGATGACCCAGATGACTCGGACAAGGATGTTCCCAAAATTGACGCCGACCCCGCAAATCGGCGTCTTTTTGTTCGTGCCAAAGCAAGTCAATTGCAACAAATTAAACAGATCGTGACGGGGCTGGATTCCTCTGCCACGACCGGTAGCGAATCGGATGAACATTTGCGTGTCCTGGCTCTAAGTAACCGGCAAGCCGAACAGACGCTGCAGACCGTCGCCCAATTTTGGCGTGCTAAAAATCCGATCATCCTCTTTGAAACGACCGGAGCAAGCGAAGCAGAAGCTACTGAACGAGTCATCGCAGATGCGACGGACGAGGCCCAGGAATCTTCAGCTGTTGCTGACAACCTATCGGTCTCTGCAGCCAAGCCCCCTTGGACCGCCAGCACGGAACCGGCTGTCCCGCGTCTGTTAAATCCGACCAACGATACCAGTATGGCTCCGGTTCATTGTCAAGTGACGCCGCGAGGTTTGTTGTTGCAATCGGAGGACACAAACGCTTTGAACCGAATCGAAGAACTCGTCCTGACGATTTCTGGCCCAATGGAAACGGAGGCCTCCCCGCCGATTGTTTTCTATTTGAAATACACAAAGGCTGCGGATGCGATTCGCATGCTTGCCGAATTGCTTGATGGAGGGGAATCGGCGAAAGAGACAGAAACCAGTTCGCTTGTGAATGGTTACGTCAGCTCAGGTTTCGATTCCTATCTCGGTAGCATCGTAACCAGCCGTGAAGGAACGGTGACGATGATGGCCGGAAGCATCACCGTGGTGGCCGATCCGCGTCTGAATCGCTTGATCGCACAGGGAACGACGCCAGATATCGAATTGATTCAAAGCTACCTTCAGGTTATCGACAAAGATAATAGCCTGACTTCTATCGAGACCTACGGCCGGTCGCATGTGATCGAATTGGCGAACACAAGTGCGACGGAAGTCGCAAAAGTCATTCGCGAAGCCTTTCCTGGACGGCTCCGAGACGCTGGCCAGGGAGCCGGTGCGAACAGCGGAGGCGCCAACCCACAGGACGCAAAAGCAACGGCCGCCGCCGCTGCAGCAGCCAAGAAACAGAATGGGAACAAAACGCCTGCCGCTGCCAAAGCGACTGACAGAGACTTGGAGCCGATGATGACACTGGCTGTCCATCAACCAAGCAATTCACTGATCGTGACCGCTCCTGAGGCTCTTTACGAAGAAGTTAAGGCGTTGGTTGAGCGTGTTGACACGCGGGGTGAACAATCCATTCAGGTCGTGACTCCGGTAAATGTCCTGGCGGTTGAAGCGGCGCTTCAGGAACTGCTGACGGGTGAAGCTCCGAGCGATCGCCGTCGGTCAAATCAACGCTCCTCTGACAACAACCGGAGGTGA
- a CDS encoding proprotein convertase P-domain-containing protein has translation MSFLHAASIPFGRVCRFAAILPMTIATVCLTSGQASAQSGLRESLERLDRNQNGEIDPEEITSMARPFLERIAKSKRLSLNRSNDIEEFQEAARIYHAMANGMARNEIDLERDSTVVPFGSRSGETVIPEFGLAEVKYPYTEEDLRLAERAIRRSDRNDDGVLDRKEAAAGEWRQRDPFEADLNKDDRLSRLELAQRYARRRLLDNASSELVRRSARVGNGIRRAADSSRDSDNDDSRGRRRRGDIRSYLVWSVMERFDADRNGRLEAEEAASLGVPLSQMDVDRDGVVDRRELQEYLEERQDEAGAEIGNLPGWFFELDADRDQQVAMSEFTKEWTAEKLEEFNSYDRNLDGLLTAEEVQMSRAGVGGTYRNEAAEVLAPRKTIVSEIEVDEDYLIDDLNLRLSITHSNVDSLDGYLTGPDGQRVELFTEIGGSGNHFDDTVFDDQADTPIVKGRPPYEGSFHPEARTKRQPSLSHFEGKSIKGVWQLVIRGTRGDRFGMLNGWSLIVKPRDEMLDAKPIEVAEEE, from the coding sequence ATGTCATTTCTCCATGCCGCGTCGATCCCATTTGGGCGAGTATGCCGCTTTGCCGCCATCCTACCGATGACCATTGCGACCGTTTGCTTGACCAGTGGACAAGCCTCCGCACAATCGGGTTTGCGTGAATCGTTGGAGCGACTTGATCGCAATCAGAATGGTGAAATCGATCCGGAAGAAATAACTTCCATGGCTCGGCCATTCCTCGAACGAATCGCTAAGTCCAAGCGGTTGTCGCTCAATCGTTCGAACGATATCGAAGAATTTCAAGAAGCCGCACGGATCTATCATGCGATGGCCAATGGAATGGCACGCAACGAAATTGATCTTGAAAGAGACAGTACCGTGGTCCCTTTCGGTAGTCGGTCTGGAGAGACCGTCATCCCCGAGTTTGGGCTGGCTGAAGTGAAATATCCGTACACCGAAGAGGATCTTCGTCTTGCAGAACGGGCGATTCGCCGTAGTGATCGCAATGACGATGGGGTCCTTGACCGAAAAGAAGCCGCGGCGGGTGAATGGCGACAACGCGACCCGTTTGAAGCCGATCTAAACAAAGATGATCGCCTCAGTCGGTTGGAACTCGCTCAACGCTACGCACGACGGCGATTGTTGGACAATGCCTCCAGTGAACTTGTTCGGCGTTCTGCTCGTGTTGGAAATGGTATTCGTCGCGCTGCAGACTCAAGTCGGGATTCCGACAACGATGATTCGCGTGGCCGTAGGCGACGAGGTGATATCCGCTCCTACCTGGTCTGGTCGGTAATGGAGCGTTTTGATGCCGACCGAAACGGACGCTTGGAGGCGGAGGAAGCGGCCAGTCTAGGGGTTCCGCTAAGCCAGATGGACGTGGATCGTGATGGAGTCGTTGATCGTCGTGAGTTGCAGGAATACCTAGAAGAACGGCAAGACGAAGCGGGAGCTGAAATTGGTAACTTGCCCGGTTGGTTCTTTGAACTCGATGCCGATCGTGATCAGCAGGTTGCAATGTCCGAATTTACGAAGGAATGGACCGCTGAAAAACTTGAAGAATTTAATAGCTACGACCGTAACCTGGACGGGCTGTTAACGGCGGAAGAAGTGCAGATGTCGCGGGCAGGCGTTGGAGGGACTTACCGCAATGAAGCGGCCGAAGTGCTTGCCCCAAGAAAGACGATCGTTTCGGAAATTGAAGTGGATGAAGATTACCTGATTGATGATCTGAATTTGCGGTTATCGATTACCCACTCAAACGTCGATTCGTTGGATGGTTACTTGACCGGACCGGATGGACAGCGAGTCGAATTGTTTACCGAAATTGGCGGTTCTGGGAATCACTTCGACGATACCGTGTTCGACGATCAAGCCGACACGCCGATCGTCAAAGGGCGGCCACCCTACGAAGGTTCGTTCCATCCCGAAGCACGCACAAAACGCCAGCCGAGCCTAAGTCACTTTGAAGGCAAAAGCATCAAAGGGGTTTGGCAATTGGTAATCCGTGGAACCCGAGGCGACCGCTTTGGAATGCTGAATGGCTGGAGTCTGATCGTAAAACCGCGCGACGAAATGTTGGATGCCAAGCCGATTGAAGTTGCTGAGGAGGAGTGA
- a CDS encoding vWA domain-containing protein → MMNVKRKRGPHNRRGSVLVLLAFLLPVLALLAAFTINSAYMQMTRTELMVATDAASRAGGRGLSEYQDVDSALAAARATAALNTVAGSPLRINTAEGEDVEFGLASPADANSDRFSFTPVSRSQAVTGDAANAVRVYGRRENGSLSGPVNMIFQGFVDRKVFQPKQSSVAMQVDRDIVLVLDRSGSMSWKDYDWPDGTNPNSNTVKYAAYQAGLMTYDSYRNRYSYARGVSSDDYNDWAWEEYFDLGPAPVRPWDDLVLAVEAFLQVLEETPQIERVGLASYSSSGSIDLRLTDNYADVMAELATLGPSGNTAIGYGMQKGKTVILDEINGRRYAAKTMVVMTDGMHNTGTDPRTVAEDIVNSAKVTIHSVTFTSGADQVRMQSVADTGGGQLYHAEDGASLIETFREVANNLPTILTE, encoded by the coding sequence ATGATGAACGTTAAAAGAAAACGCGGCCCCCATAACCGCCGAGGATCGGTATTGGTCCTACTGGCATTCCTATTGCCAGTACTAGCCCTCCTGGCTGCCTTTACGATCAATTCTGCCTACATGCAGATGACACGTACCGAACTGATGGTTGCAACGGACGCGGCATCGCGTGCGGGCGGTCGTGGACTGAGTGAATACCAAGACGTTGACAGCGCCCTCGCAGCTGCCCGTGCCACGGCGGCATTGAATACTGTCGCGGGCTCTCCTTTGCGAATCAATACCGCTGAAGGCGAAGATGTTGAATTCGGCCTCGCATCGCCAGCGGATGCGAATTCCGATCGTTTCTCGTTCACTCCCGTATCGCGTTCACAAGCCGTCACTGGAGACGCAGCTAACGCTGTGCGAGTCTATGGACGACGCGAAAACGGATCGCTAAGTGGTCCTGTCAATATGATCTTCCAAGGCTTCGTCGACCGAAAGGTCTTCCAGCCCAAACAGAGTTCCGTAGCAATGCAGGTCGACCGTGACATCGTTCTGGTCCTGGATCGTAGCGGTTCGATGAGCTGGAAAGACTACGATTGGCCAGATGGAACGAACCCAAACAGCAATACAGTGAAATACGCCGCTTACCAAGCTGGCCTAATGACCTATGACAGCTACCGAAACCGCTACAGCTATGCTCGTGGCGTCTCCAGCGATGACTACAACGACTGGGCCTGGGAAGAATACTTTGACCTCGGGCCAGCGCCAGTACGTCCTTGGGATGACTTGGTACTAGCCGTCGAAGCATTTTTGCAGGTTCTAGAGGAAACGCCTCAAATCGAACGCGTCGGACTAGCAAGTTATTCGTCTTCGGGATCGATCGATCTGCGATTGACGGACAACTATGCCGATGTCATGGCGGAACTGGCAACCTTGGGGCCAAGTGGCAACACCGCCATCGGATACGGGATGCAAAAAGGCAAAACCGTCATCCTGGATGAAATCAATGGCCGCCGCTACGCAGCAAAAACCATGGTTGTCATGACCGACGGGATGCATAACACAGGGACCGATCCACGGACCGTTGCAGAGGACATTGTAAATTCCGCAAAGGTCACGATCCATTCGGTGACATTCACCAGCGGAGCTGACCAGGTTCGCATGCAAAGTGTTGCCGACACCGGCGGTGGGCAGCTGTATCACGCAGAGGATGGTGCCAGCCTGATCGAAACGTTCCGCGAAGTCGCCAACAACTTGCCGACGATTCTAACCGAATAG
- a CDS encoding TadE/TadG family type IV pilus assembly protein, with translation MWTLPTNINAPRRRRSNRRMLGMRGDRMGAAIVEFAIVANVMILIVFICIEFTRLNMMRNLTQDAAYFAARTAMVPGGTEADAITEANRVLGIMNTQNATITVNDGGGLTTDSREIHVTVSVPISDNALFVPMFTGDKTLEATASMRTERYDGFYNGTE, from the coding sequence ATGTGGACGCTTCCGACCAATATCAACGCCCCACGACGCCGACGAAGCAACCGGCGGATGCTCGGGATGCGCGGAGACCGGATGGGAGCCGCGATCGTTGAATTCGCGATCGTTGCGAACGTCATGATCTTGATTGTGTTTATCTGCATCGAATTCACTCGCCTGAACATGATGCGAAACCTGACCCAAGATGCCGCTTACTTTGCGGCTCGAACCGCGATGGTTCCCGGCGGGACCGAAGCGGACGCGATCACTGAAGCCAATCGAGTCCTCGGAATCATGAACACCCAAAACGCCACGATTACCGTGAACGATGGGGGCGGCCTGACCACCGATTCGCGAGAAATCCACGTGACGGTTTCAGTACCGATTAGTGACAATGCTCTCTTTGTCCCGATGTTCACGGGCGACAAGACTTTGGAAGCAACCGCATCGATGCGGACCGAAAGATATGACGGATTTTACAACGGCACTGAATAG
- a CDS encoding TadE family protein: MRRRKNHNRPIRRALATAELAICLPIVLAICVATIDLCSAMFLKESLTIAAYEGSRLGIMKGGTNARATARVRELLDERNITYDAGSVVTFSDTDFDTADTMEHITLTVEAPAAGNLISATQYFNNRTIQAQVVMRKEYANPSN, from the coding sequence ATGCGTCGCCGTAAAAACCATAACCGCCCCATCCGACGAGCCCTTGCAACGGCTGAACTGGCCATTTGCCTACCGATCGTGCTAGCGATTTGCGTCGCCACCATCGATCTCTGCAGCGCGATGTTCCTCAAAGAATCGTTGACAATCGCCGCCTACGAAGGTTCTCGGCTGGGGATCATGAAGGGTGGCACCAACGCTCGTGCCACCGCTCGAGTGCGTGAATTATTAGACGAGCGAAACATTACCTATGACGCCGGTTCGGTGGTCACCTTCTCCGACACGGACTTCGACACCGCCGACACGATGGAGCATATCACGTTGACGGTGGAGGCTCCTGCGGCCGGAAATCTGATCTCGGCAACGCAGTATTTCAATAACCGAACGATTCAGGCCCAGGTGGTGATGCGAAAAGAATACGCAAACCCATCGAACTAA
- a CDS encoding RsmE family RNA methyltransferase — MTQRYYVPQLPPDGGELDLPETEAHHARTVMRARTGDQIELFDGEGGSAKATIQQIIKRQIICQTEPLLQSSDGIPVPVVMGVAFPKGDRSKLLIEKLTELGVQECVPLSCERTQFAPSAGAIEKWRSAMLAACKQSGRNRLMEIDSGHSVINWFQEQPTADTNWLNFIAHPETAEKGNPSPPFQQLLAEQILAAKSQDSAVEPTGIRIAIGPEGGFSPDEVEAAEAAGWQTVSLGQLVYRIETAAIVLAALAIHR; from the coding sequence ATGACACAACGTTACTACGTTCCCCAGTTGCCCCCTGACGGTGGCGAACTGGACCTTCCAGAGACCGAGGCTCACCATGCTCGCACCGTCATGCGAGCTCGAACAGGCGACCAGATCGAACTGTTCGATGGCGAGGGTGGCAGTGCAAAAGCAACGATTCAGCAGATCATTAAACGACAAATCATCTGCCAGACAGAACCGCTTCTACAGTCTTCCGACGGAATCCCGGTCCCTGTCGTGATGGGGGTTGCTTTCCCCAAGGGAGACCGCAGCAAACTGCTGATCGAAAAACTAACGGAACTAGGGGTCCAAGAATGCGTGCCCCTAAGTTGCGAGCGAACCCAGTTCGCCCCGTCCGCTGGAGCCATTGAAAAATGGCGTTCCGCAATGCTCGCGGCATGCAAACAATCTGGCCGCAACCGCTTGATGGAAATCGATAGCGGACACTCGGTGATCAATTGGTTTCAAGAACAACCGACAGCCGACACGAATTGGCTTAACTTCATCGCTCATCCTGAAACCGCCGAGAAAGGGAATCCAAGCCCCCCTTTCCAACAGTTGCTTGCAGAACAAATTCTCGCAGCCAAATCGCAAGATTCTGCGGTTGAACCAACCGGCATACGAATCGCGATCGGACCGGAAGGAGGATTTTCGCCAGACGAAGTAGAAGCGGCTGAGGCAGCCGGTTGGCAGACGGTCAGTTTAGGACAACTGGTCTACCGAATCGAAACCGCAGCGATTGTGTTGGCGGCGTTGGCCATCCATCGCTGA